A stretch of Vespa velutina chromosome 8, iVesVel2.1, whole genome shotgun sequence DNA encodes these proteins:
- the LOC124950948 gene encoding ribosomal protein S6 kinase delta-1 isoform X2, giving the protein MPSTKDKWVRRFVIPETTRHRKGFTIYKVTSVIYLKASREEVSKVSVWKRYNDFKKLHSALYALHAHFQIKDPFPPFTKSKFFGRFEVEVVQERKNSALKFLDFIGKHRCLYTSDIFIKFFEKSSLNDSDTINGRSQSVGSDTSEDDHNIAGLNDAGLTNNIEITESARLSLGNIIDHNEEESRSFGVEESPFEIAGPLKEEEEEEEEEEEEEGECCCVAAKGGNNGFVISEYKSDGLKLDDRRYNNRHENDKRYELKKAKMLKIKNPKAIQDCTDLARTCKDVTHYIVVAAAYISAAFKHEAIAEYEEAFAQYKMGISTLLLGVETDPDDGRKIIIKEKVSKYLDRAEKLYNRYLNWNISLLNKPTTDLKNYKVLNIIDSLMLVKDLHTNDVRIVKSIEKPLSNKENPISDYILRGQIPFMVRLHAYIETEATVFLILEYVKRGRLWDFIIKNYKSQNDKLKNDDDYRSERIRLGIRDECQNTFEGISNDENERKLITERICRYDVEESTSRMKLVTSKEDNAQCQIYYNVDEICGSDVPTTQLLEKAQKLLQSVNATLRRSNFVVNRSNGPKEEFICSRKNVSRGLKMSNEAGSQFKGSSSSVDNNNLRRFLTDNLDYSFANAQDNNTSSSNNSSTSNSIITDDIKQEECCYSTYDNNIRSLRMNDGIEERTKCFSENNSQIEEGALWEIPEEVVCRWAAEILLALEALHQQGVIIFDLKPEKILLDEHGRATLTYIVPYRNGELTKIREQEYSSPELYMFSPTTCTSPATDIWNYGIILYELLTGIIYTRRTVSFSLRRKRT; this is encoded by the exons ATGCCATCGACGAAAGACAAGTGGGTCAGACGTTTCGTTATACCCGAAACTACGCGACACAGAAAAGGTTTTACCATTTACAAAGTCACATCCGTG ATATATTTAAAGGCATCCAGAGAGGAAGTATCGAAGGTATCCGTTTGGAAGCGTTACAATGACTTTAAGAAGCTCCATTCGGCGTTATACGCCTTGCATGCGCACTTTCAGATCAAAGATCCTTTTCCACCATTTACAAAATCCAAATTCTTCGGTAGATTCGAGGTCGAGGTCgttcaagagagaaagaacagcGCGTTGAAGTTCTTAGATTTCATTGGGAAACATCGGTGCTTATATACCAGCgacattttcattaaattttttgaaaagagTAGTCTTAACGACAGCGATACGATAAACGGTCGTTCGCAGTCCGTCGGTTCTGATACATCCGAGGACGATCATAATATTGCCGGGCTAAACGACGCCGGCTTAACGAACAACATTGAGATAACAGAAAGCGCCCGTCTTTCGTTGGGTAATATCATTGATCATAACGAGGAAGAATCAAGATCTTTCGGCGTAGAAGAGAGTCCATTTGAAATAGCGGGCCCGttgaaagaggaggaggaggaggaggaggaggaggaggaggaggagggggaatGTTGTTGCGTTGCCGCTAAGGGGGGCAATAACGGTTTCGTTATAAGCGAATATAAGTCGGATGGCCTGAAACTGGATGATCGTCGTTATAATAATAGGCATGAGAATGATAAAAGGTACGAGTTGAAAAAGGccaaaatgttaaaaataaagaatccCAAGGCCATACAAGATTGTACGGATCTTGCACGTACGTGCAAGGACGTTACTCATTATATAGTAGTAGCTGCCGCGTATATAAGCGCGGCGTTCAAGCACGAAGCCATTGCGGAATATGAAGAGGCATTTGCCCAATACAAAATGGGAATATCAACGTTGTTGTTAGGCGTTGAAACCGATCCGGACGATgggaggaaaataataatcaaagagAAGGTATCGAAATATTTGGATAGGGCCGAGAAATTGTACAATAGATACTTAAATTGGAATATTTCGCTTCTTAATAAGCCCACGACGGatcttaaaaattacaaagtaTTGAATATAATAGATTCCTTAATGCTCGTTAAAGATTTGCACACTAATGACGTTAGAATAGTGAAGAGTATCGAAAAGCCATTATCCAATAAGGAAAATCCAATAAGCGATTATATATTGCGGGGCCAAATACCATTTATGGTACGTTTGCACGCTTATATCGAAACGGAAGCAACGGTATTTCTTATATTGGAATACGTTAAGCGCGGTAGATTGTgggattttataattaaaaattacaaatcgCAGAACGACAAGTTAAAAAACGATGATGATTATCGTTCGGAAAGAATACGGCTCGGTATTAGGGATGAATGCCAAAATACTTTTGAAGGAATATCTAATGACGAGAATGAGAGGAAATTAATAACGGAACGTATTTGCCGTTACGACGTTGAAGAATCGACCAGCAGGATGAAGCTCGTTACGTCGAAGGAAGACAATGCGCAATGCCagatatattataacgttGACGAAATCTGTGGCAGTGACGTGCCTACGACCCAATTGTTAGAAAAAGCCCAAAAATTGTTACAATCCGTTAATGCCACTTTAAGGAGAAGTAATTTCGTCGTTAATCGATCAAACGGGCCAAAAGAAGAATTCATTTGTTCGCGAAAGAACGTTAGTCGTGGATTAAAGATGTCCAACGAGGCCGGTTCTCAATTTAAAGGATCATCATCGAGcgtggataataataatttgaggAGATTTTTAACCGATAATTTGGATTATAGTTTTGCCAACGCGCAAGATAATAATACGTcgagtagtaataatagttcGACTAGTAACTCGATAATAACAGATGATATCAAACAGGAGGAATGTTGTTATTCAACGTATGACAATAATATTCGATCGTTGCGAATGAATGATGGTATCgaggaacgaacgaaatgtTTCAGTGAAAATAATTCTCAGATAGAGGAAGGAGCACTTTGGGAAATCCCTGAAGAAGTCGTTTGCCGTTGGGCAGCAGAAATTCTTTTAGCGCTCGAAGCATTGCACCAACAAGGAGTTATAATATTCGATTTGAAGCCGGAAAAGATATTATTGGACGAGCATGGTCGTGCAACGTTAACATATATTGTACCATATCGTAACGGcgaattaacaaaaataagagaacAAGAATATTCGTCTCCGGAGTTGTATATGTTTTCACCTACTACTTGTACATCACCGGCTACGGACATTTGGAATTATGGAATCATTTTGTACGAGTTACTTACAGGCATT ATCTATACACGGCGAACCGTTTCGTTCTCACTCCGTCGTAAGCGTACCTAA
- the LOC124950948 gene encoding ribosomal protein S6 kinase delta-1 isoform X1, with translation MPSTKDKWVRRFVIPETTRHRKGFTIYKVTSVIYLKASREEVSKVSVWKRYNDFKKLHSALYALHAHFQIKDPFPPFTKSKFFGRFEVEVVQERKNSALKFLDFIGKHRCLYTSDIFIKFFEKSSLNDSDTINGRSQSVGSDTSEDDHNIAGLNDAGLTNNIEITESARLSLGNIIDHNEEESRSFGVEESPFEIAGPLKEEEEEEEEEEEEEGECCCVAAKGGNNGFVISEYKSDGLKLDDRRYNNRHENDKRYELKKAKMLKIKNPKAIQDCTDLARTCKDVTHYIVVAAAYISAAFKHEAIAEYEEAFAQYKMGISTLLLGVETDPDDGRKIIIKEKVSKYLDRAEKLYNRYLNWNISLLNKPTTDLKNYKVLNIIDSLMLVKDLHTNDVRIVKSIEKPLSNKENPISDYILRGQIPFMVRLHAYIETEATVFLILEYVKRGRLWDFIIKNYKSQNDKLKNDDDYRSERIRLGIRDECQNTFEGISNDENERKLITERICRYDVEESTSRMKLVTSKEDNAQCQIYYNVDEICGSDVPTTQLLEKAQKLLQSVNATLRRSNFVVNRSNGPKEEFICSRKNVSRGLKMSNEAGSQFKGSSSSVDNNNLRRFLTDNLDYSFANAQDNNTSSSNNSSTSNSIITDDIKQEECCYSTYDNNIRSLRMNDGIEERTKCFSENNSQIEEGALWEIPEEVVCRWAAEILLALEALHQQGVIIFDLKPEKILLDEHGRATLTYIVPYRNGELTKIREQEYSSPELYMFSPTTCTSPATDIWNYGIILYELLTGIKFRSIHGEPFRSHSVVSVPNKLSDNARSLLLNILKYEPEERLTISDIKKHYFFEKIDWSTMVYSNTI, from the exons ATGCCATCGACGAAAGACAAGTGGGTCAGACGTTTCGTTATACCCGAAACTACGCGACACAGAAAAGGTTTTACCATTTACAAAGTCACATCCGTG ATATATTTAAAGGCATCCAGAGAGGAAGTATCGAAGGTATCCGTTTGGAAGCGTTACAATGACTTTAAGAAGCTCCATTCGGCGTTATACGCCTTGCATGCGCACTTTCAGATCAAAGATCCTTTTCCACCATTTACAAAATCCAAATTCTTCGGTAGATTCGAGGTCGAGGTCgttcaagagagaaagaacagcGCGTTGAAGTTCTTAGATTTCATTGGGAAACATCGGTGCTTATATACCAGCgacattttcattaaattttttgaaaagagTAGTCTTAACGACAGCGATACGATAAACGGTCGTTCGCAGTCCGTCGGTTCTGATACATCCGAGGACGATCATAATATTGCCGGGCTAAACGACGCCGGCTTAACGAACAACATTGAGATAACAGAAAGCGCCCGTCTTTCGTTGGGTAATATCATTGATCATAACGAGGAAGAATCAAGATCTTTCGGCGTAGAAGAGAGTCCATTTGAAATAGCGGGCCCGttgaaagaggaggaggaggaggaggaggaggaggaggaggaggagggggaatGTTGTTGCGTTGCCGCTAAGGGGGGCAATAACGGTTTCGTTATAAGCGAATATAAGTCGGATGGCCTGAAACTGGATGATCGTCGTTATAATAATAGGCATGAGAATGATAAAAGGTACGAGTTGAAAAAGGccaaaatgttaaaaataaagaatccCAAGGCCATACAAGATTGTACGGATCTTGCACGTACGTGCAAGGACGTTACTCATTATATAGTAGTAGCTGCCGCGTATATAAGCGCGGCGTTCAAGCACGAAGCCATTGCGGAATATGAAGAGGCATTTGCCCAATACAAAATGGGAATATCAACGTTGTTGTTAGGCGTTGAAACCGATCCGGACGATgggaggaaaataataatcaaagagAAGGTATCGAAATATTTGGATAGGGCCGAGAAATTGTACAATAGATACTTAAATTGGAATATTTCGCTTCTTAATAAGCCCACGACGGatcttaaaaattacaaagtaTTGAATATAATAGATTCCTTAATGCTCGTTAAAGATTTGCACACTAATGACGTTAGAATAGTGAAGAGTATCGAAAAGCCATTATCCAATAAGGAAAATCCAATAAGCGATTATATATTGCGGGGCCAAATACCATTTATGGTACGTTTGCACGCTTATATCGAAACGGAAGCAACGGTATTTCTTATATTGGAATACGTTAAGCGCGGTAGATTGTgggattttataattaaaaattacaaatcgCAGAACGACAAGTTAAAAAACGATGATGATTATCGTTCGGAAAGAATACGGCTCGGTATTAGGGATGAATGCCAAAATACTTTTGAAGGAATATCTAATGACGAGAATGAGAGGAAATTAATAACGGAACGTATTTGCCGTTACGACGTTGAAGAATCGACCAGCAGGATGAAGCTCGTTACGTCGAAGGAAGACAATGCGCAATGCCagatatattataacgttGACGAAATCTGTGGCAGTGACGTGCCTACGACCCAATTGTTAGAAAAAGCCCAAAAATTGTTACAATCCGTTAATGCCACTTTAAGGAGAAGTAATTTCGTCGTTAATCGATCAAACGGGCCAAAAGAAGAATTCATTTGTTCGCGAAAGAACGTTAGTCGTGGATTAAAGATGTCCAACGAGGCCGGTTCTCAATTTAAAGGATCATCATCGAGcgtggataataataatttgaggAGATTTTTAACCGATAATTTGGATTATAGTTTTGCCAACGCGCAAGATAATAATACGTcgagtagtaataatagttcGACTAGTAACTCGATAATAACAGATGATATCAAACAGGAGGAATGTTGTTATTCAACGTATGACAATAATATTCGATCGTTGCGAATGAATGATGGTATCgaggaacgaacgaaatgtTTCAGTGAAAATAATTCTCAGATAGAGGAAGGAGCACTTTGGGAAATCCCTGAAGAAGTCGTTTGCCGTTGGGCAGCAGAAATTCTTTTAGCGCTCGAAGCATTGCACCAACAAGGAGTTATAATATTCGATTTGAAGCCGGAAAAGATATTATTGGACGAGCATGGTCGTGCAACGTTAACATATATTGTACCATATCGTAACGGcgaattaacaaaaataagagaacAAGAATATTCGTCTCCGGAGTTGTATATGTTTTCACCTACTACTTGTACATCACCGGCTACGGACATTTGGAATTATGGAATCATTTTGTACGAGTTACTTACAGGCATT aAGTTTAGATCTATACACGGCGAACCGTTTCGTTCTCACTCCGTCGTAAGCGTACCTAATAAATTGTCGGATAATGCCAGATCTTTACTCTTAAAC ATTCTCAAGTATGAGCCGGAAGAACGATTAACGATATCGGACATCAAGAAGCATTACTTTTTTGAAAAGATCGATTGGTCGACCATGGTATATTCTAATACGATATAA
- the LOC124950992 gene encoding vacuolar protein sorting-associated protein 37B: MYKSSQEPDIPAALGLLTLLSNEELKDILNDDSKFEDIVKDIKQFKELETEKEVLMASNRSLAEFNLSKQPELEEGKQILKELSDKGHRLCFSVKEKLNEMKDRSGIMTVDTALDLLQAAAAEIEEESEKVAEKFLAGDMEVDEFLEQFLSRRKLMHLRKVKVDKIREIMRKSSHPSSYFSSNFPGIAPSIPYPTGPVSMPMPIPSGPSLYRPY, encoded by the exons ATGTATAAATCGAGTCAGGAACCGGATATACCCGCGGCATTGGGCTTGCTGACACTTTTAAGTAATGAAGAATTAAAGGACATATTGAACGACGATAGCAAGTTCGAAGACATCGTAAAGGACATTAAGCAG TTTAAAGAGCTTGAAACCGAGAAAGAAGTACTTATGGCTAGCAACAGATCGTTGGCAGAATTTAATCTTTCAAAACAGCCAGAATTAGAAGAaggtaaacaaattttaaaagaactcAGCGACAAGGGACATCGATTATGCTTCAGCGTCAAGGAGAAGCTCAATGAGATGA AGGATAGATCGGGAATTATGACAGTCGACACGGCATTAGACCTTTTGCAAGCGGCCGCTGCGGAAATTGAGGAGGAATCGGAG AAAGTGGCTGAAAAATTTTTAGCTGGCGATATGGAGGTGGATGAGTTTTTAGAACAATTTTTGTCAAGGCGAAAATTAATGCACTTACGTAAAGTTAAAGTCGACAAGATCAGAGAAATAATGCGAAAATCGTCGCATCCTTCGTCCTATTTTAGTTCTAACTTTCCTGGAATTGCGCCTTCCATACCATATCCAACCGGGCCTGTATCAATGCCAATGCCCATACCATCAGGCCCTTCACTTTATAGACCATATTGA